The Deltaproteobacteria bacterium sequence TCACCGGATATCCCCTACGGTTATCGCCCGTGACCTGGTGCATGAATTCGGGGCCGATGCCACCGCCCTGGGGCTCATGGCCTCGGCCTATTTTTACCTCTATGCCGCCATCCAACCCCCTGTCGGCTTATTGTCCGATACGATCGGACCCCGCCGGGTGGTGACCATTTTTACGCTCATTTCCTGCCTGGGTTGTCTGGTTTTCGGTCTGGCCACCAATATGCTCATGGCCGGTGTAGGCCGGGCCTTGATCGGTATCGGGGTGGGCGGCATTTTCGTCCCCGGATTGAAAATCTTCTCCAGTTGGTATAAACCAAAAGAATTTGCCGGGGTAACCGGACTTTTCCTGTCCCTGGGCAGTGCCGGCAATCTATCAGCCTCTTTGCCACTTACCTATCTGGTTCTGCTTCTCGGCTGGCGTCTCTCTTTTATCGGCATCGGGGGCGTTTCCCTGCTTCTGGGGGTCTTGGCCTGGATCATCCTCCGCGACCGGCCGGAAGACAAGGGTTGGCCGCCGGTGGCTGCCACGCCCCCTTTATCCTCTACGCAGTCAACCCCGATCCCGGAGGGGATGTCTCTTAGCAAGCGCCTTGGAATTATTTTCAAGAGCTGGAGTTTCTGGTTGATCACCCTCTCCTACTTCTTTTTCGGCGGCCCGGGTCTCACCTTTCAGGGACTCTGGGTGGTCCCCTATTTGATGGATGTTTACGAATACACGCGTCTTCAGGCCGGAGGGTTGTTGATGATCCTGCCTCTCGGATCGATCATCGGTGCCCCGCTAATCGGCTTCCTGGCCGGCAGGTTGAATATGGGACAAAAAGGGGTGCTGGTCCTATCCCTGTTTTTATCTTTAGCCTGCTGGTCCGTTTTATTCCTGGCCGGCGGCAAACCGCTCCCTGTTTTTATTATTCCCCTGTTCTTTATCATGGGCCTTTTCGGAGGAGGCGCACTCTCCCTGTACATGACCATGGTGAAAGAAATCTTTCCACCCCGGCTCACCGGAACGGCCGTCGGGCTGATGAACCCGGCCGCCTTTCTGGCTACGGCCCTTTTTCAACCTTTTACCGGTAGCCTGATGGATGCTGTAGGCAGAATCGGCTCGGCCTATCCCCTTAAGGCCTATCAACAGGTCTTTACGGTATTTTACCTATCCATGCTCATTTCTTTTGGCTTAATCCTCTTATTAAAAATTCCAAAGGCAGGGCGGAAAGAAGGTTAAAACGAAAATAACGTTCGGCGTTCGGCGTTCGGCGTTCGGCGAAAACCTAATTTCATCCTTCGTTGTGCCGCCC is a genomic window containing:
- a CDS encoding MFS transporter; protein product: MKAFFKDPIRYRWWMLGILGVIYFLACLHRISPTVIARDLVHEFGADATALGLMASAYFYLYAAIQPPVGLLSDTIGPRRVVTIFTLISCLGCLVFGLATNMLMAGVGRALIGIGVGGIFVPGLKIFSSWYKPKEFAGVTGLFLSLGSAGNLSASLPLTYLVLLLGWRLSFIGIGGVSLLLGVLAWIILRDRPEDKGWPPVAATPPLSSTQSTPIPEGMSLSKRLGIIFKSWSFWLITLSYFFFGGPGLTFQGLWVVPYLMDVYEYTRLQAGGLLMILPLGSIIGAPLIGFLAGRLNMGQKGVLVLSLFLSLACWSVLFLAGGKPLPVFIIPLFFIMGLFGGGALSLYMTMVKEIFPPRLTGTAVGLMNPAAFLATALFQPFTGSLMDAVGRIGSAYPLKAYQQVFTVFYLSMLISFGLILLLKIPKAGRKEG